One window of Leifsonia sp. AK011 genomic DNA carries:
- a CDS encoding ribokinase, whose protein sequence is MSRVCVVGSANVDQVYSLERIPSPGETVLASGFATARGGKGQNQAVAAARAGAVVSFIGAVGTDSFGEMTSAGLIEDGIDISRLRRVASPTGTAIIAVDAAGENTIIVDSGANATVHVEDADRAAIAQSDVLLLQLEIPLPTVLEAAIAARTAGTTAILNAAPMAPLSREVLASVDVLVVNEHEAAQLSSESGVGDLTELVPTVVVTLGGAGAELHERGAGVVHVPAPSVSVVDSTGAGDTFCGAFAAAVGEGSEPRDALRFAVAAASLSVQREGAVPSIPTRAEIDDALA, encoded by the coding sequence GTGTCACGTGTGTGCGTTGTCGGAAGTGCGAACGTCGACCAGGTCTACTCGCTCGAGCGGATCCCGTCTCCCGGGGAGACGGTGCTCGCCTCGGGGTTCGCGACGGCACGCGGGGGCAAGGGCCAGAACCAGGCCGTCGCGGCGGCGAGGGCTGGTGCCGTGGTGTCGTTCATCGGGGCGGTCGGCACCGATTCGTTCGGCGAGATGACGAGCGCGGGTCTCATCGAGGACGGCATCGACATCTCGCGGCTCCGACGGGTGGCGTCGCCCACCGGGACGGCGATCATCGCCGTGGATGCTGCGGGTGAGAACACGATCATCGTGGACTCCGGGGCCAACGCCACCGTCCACGTCGAGGATGCCGACCGCGCTGCGATCGCGCAGTCCGACGTCCTGCTGCTCCAGCTCGAGATCCCGCTGCCCACCGTTCTCGAGGCGGCGATCGCCGCACGCACAGCCGGGACCACTGCGATCCTCAACGCGGCACCCATGGCGCCCCTGTCCCGGGAGGTGCTCGCCTCGGTGGACGTGCTCGTGGTCAACGAGCACGAGGCCGCGCAGCTCAGCTCGGAGTCCGGGGTGGGTGATCTCACGGAGCTCGTCCCCACCGTCGTCGTGACCCTGGGGGGTGCCGGAGCGGAACTGCACGAGCGGGGCGCGGGGGTCGTGCACGTACCGGCGCCCTCGGTGTCCGTCGTGGATTCCACGGGCGCGGGTGACACGTTCTGTGGTGCATTCGCCGCGGCGGTCGGGGAGGGTTCGGAGCCGCGGGATGCGCTGCGATTCGCGGTTGCCGCGGCATCCCTCTCCGTGCAGCGTGAGGGGGCCGTCCCGTCGATTCCGACTCGCGCCGAGATCGACGACGCGCTCGCGTGA
- a CDS encoding bifunctional riboflavin kinase/FAD synthetase has translation MEFWTDTAAVPPDFGPSAVTVGKFDGLHAGHRAVIDRLRFISNDRGLVPTVVTFDRNPLSLLRPELCPEPLVSNAQKVELLESAGVGAVLMVTFDEALRDMSPEQFVQRILVDALHAKVIFVGGDFRFGARGAGDVAMLESLGREHGFEVIRIEDVAPHGPRRVSSTWVRELLAEGDVKQASRLLGGLPSVRSTVVHGAHRGRELGYPTANLAPDLEGLAPADGVYAAWLVVDGNRYGAAVSIGNNPTFDGVPEKQVEAHAIDQDFDLYDKTVTLEFVDRIRGMWKFDSIDELVAQIARDEEAAREILGIAPRVRP, from the coding sequence ATGGAGTTCTGGACGGACACTGCGGCGGTGCCACCGGACTTCGGCCCGAGTGCCGTCACGGTGGGCAAGTTCGACGGACTCCATGCCGGACACCGCGCCGTGATCGACCGGCTGCGGTTCATCTCGAACGACCGCGGACTCGTGCCGACGGTCGTCACCTTCGACAGGAACCCGCTCAGCCTCCTGCGACCCGAGCTGTGCCCCGAGCCTCTCGTGAGCAACGCACAGAAGGTCGAGCTGCTCGAGTCGGCCGGTGTGGGCGCCGTTCTCATGGTGACCTTCGACGAGGCGCTGCGCGACATGTCGCCGGAGCAGTTCGTGCAGCGGATCCTGGTGGATGCTTTGCACGCCAAGGTCATCTTCGTCGGCGGCGACTTCCGTTTCGGTGCCAGGGGTGCCGGCGACGTCGCCATGCTCGAATCGCTCGGCCGCGAGCACGGGTTCGAGGTGATCCGCATCGAGGATGTCGCGCCCCACGGACCGCGACGAGTCTCCTCTACATGGGTTCGAGAACTCCTTGCCGAAGGCGACGTGAAGCAGGCTTCGAGGTTGCTCGGAGGGCTGCCGAGCGTGCGATCCACGGTCGTGCACGGCGCGCACCGGGGTCGCGAACTCGGCTATCCGACGGCAAACCTCGCCCCCGATCTCGAGGGGCTCGCGCCCGCGGACGGCGTGTACGCAGCGTGGCTCGTGGTCGACGGCAACCGCTACGGGGCCGCGGTATCGATCGGCAACAATCCGACCTTCGACGGGGTGCCGGAGAAGCAGGTCGAGGCGCACGCCATCGATCAGGACTTCGACCTCTACGACAAGACCGTCACGCTCGAGTTCGTCGACCGCATCAGGGGGATGTGGAAGTTCGACAGCATCGATGAGCTGGTCGCCCAGATCGCGCGCGACGAGGAAGCCGCGCGCGAGATCCTCGGGATCGCCCCGCGAGTCCGACCGTGA
- a CDS encoding aldehyde dehydrogenase family protein, whose amino-acid sequence MSFLDYAPAPESTSVLKLQDSYGLFIDGQFVKGHGKPFLTVSPATEERIAEIANANAKDVDAAVAAARRAYDRTWSKLSGADRGKYLFRIARLVQERARELAVAESLDNGKPIKESRDVDVPLVAAWFFYYAGWADKLDYAGLGPNPQSLGVAAQVIPWNFPLLMLAWKIAPALAAGNTVVIKPAETTPLTALIFAEILQQADLPAGVVNILTGAGDTGEALVNHPDVNKVAFTGSTAVGRSIAKSVAGTDKKVTLELGGKAANIVFDDAPIDQAVEGIVNGIFFNQGHVCCAGSRLLVQENIHDEVVERLKSRLSTLRLGDPLDKNTDIGAINSREQLDRIRELSEIGEAEGAERWSAPCEIPAKGFWFAPTIFTNVSTSSRIAREEIFGPVLSVLTFRTPAEAIAKANNTPYGLSAGIWSDKGSKILAVADQLRAGVIWANTFNRFDPASPFGGYKESGYGREGGRHGLAAYLKGSSW is encoded by the coding sequence ATGAGTTTCTTGGACTACGCGCCCGCGCCGGAATCGACGAGCGTCCTGAAGCTGCAGGACAGCTACGGGCTGTTCATCGACGGCCAGTTCGTGAAGGGGCACGGCAAGCCGTTCCTGACGGTGTCTCCCGCGACCGAGGAGCGCATCGCGGAGATCGCGAACGCGAACGCGAAGGACGTGGATGCCGCGGTGGCGGCGGCCCGCCGCGCCTACGACCGCACGTGGTCGAAGCTCAGCGGTGCCGACCGCGGCAAGTACCTGTTCCGCATCGCGCGGCTGGTGCAGGAGCGTGCGCGCGAACTCGCCGTCGCCGAGAGCCTCGACAACGGCAAGCCCATCAAGGAATCGCGTGACGTCGACGTTCCCCTGGTCGCGGCATGGTTCTTCTACTACGCCGGGTGGGCCGACAAGCTCGACTACGCGGGGCTCGGCCCCAACCCGCAGTCGCTCGGTGTCGCCGCCCAGGTGATCCCGTGGAACTTCCCGCTGCTCATGCTCGCCTGGAAGATCGCCCCGGCGCTCGCCGCGGGCAACACCGTCGTCATCAAGCCAGCGGAGACCACGCCCCTCACGGCGCTGATCTTCGCGGAGATCCTCCAGCAGGCCGACCTGCCTGCCGGGGTCGTGAACATCCTCACGGGCGCTGGTGACACCGGCGAGGCGCTCGTCAACCACCCCGACGTCAACAAGGTGGCTTTCACCGGGTCGACTGCTGTGGGTCGCTCCATCGCGAAGTCCGTCGCCGGCACCGACAAGAAGGTGACCCTCGAACTCGGCGGCAAGGCCGCGAACATCGTGTTCGATGACGCGCCCATCGACCAGGCCGTTGAAGGCATCGTGAACGGCATCTTCTTCAACCAGGGCCACGTCTGCTGTGCCGGCTCGCGCCTGCTCGTGCAGGAGAACATCCACGACGAGGTCGTGGAGCGACTCAAGTCGCGACTGTCGACCCTGCGCCTGGGTGACCCACTCGACAAGAACACCGACATCGGTGCGATCAACTCGCGCGAGCAGCTCGATCGCATCCGGGAGCTCAGCGAGATCGGTGAGGCCGAGGGTGCCGAGCGCTGGAGCGCACCGTGCGAGATCCCGGCCAAGGGCTTCTGGTTCGCCCCGACCATCTTCACGAACGTCTCGACCTCGAGCCGGATCGCCCGAGAGGAGATCTTCGGACCGGTGCTGAGCGTGCTCACCTTCCGAACGCCGGCCGAGGCGATCGCCAAGGCCAACAACACCCCGTACGGGCTGTCCGCCGGCATCTGGAGCGACAAGGGATCGAAGATCCTCGCCGTCGCCGACCAGCTGCGCGCCGGTGTGATCTGGGCCAACACGTTCAACAGGTTCGACCCCGCGAGCCCGTTCGGTGGCTACAAGGAGTCCGGCTACGGGCGCGAGGGTGGCCGTCACGGCCTCGCTGCGTACCTGAAGGGATCATCATGGTAG
- a CDS encoding SDR family oxidoreductase, producing MRILVTGSTGYIGGRLTPRLLEAGHEVRVLVRDPSKLRDVPWASRVDIAAGDLTDATTLAAAFEGVDVVYYLVHAMGARGDFEATEVASAENASTAAKAAGVSRIVYLGGLHPDVPLSTLSKHLRSRAEVGQILLDSGVPTAAFQAGTVIGSGSASFEMIRHLTDVLPYMPAPKWVRNFIQPIAVRDVLYYLIEAAKLPASVNRTLDIGGPDVLRYGQMMNGYAVEAGLHQRPIASLPVLTPWLASQWVNLVTPIPRQLAVPIIASLQYDCVASEHDIAEFIPDPEGGLTSYRKAVRLALAKVRDGEVETSWQNATIAGAPSNLLPSDPDWSGHTVYTDLREQHSEASVDDLWDVVEGIGGENGWYSFPLAWAVRGWADKLVGGVGLRRGRRDARRLSPGDALDFWRVETIDRGHTLRLRAEMKVPGQAWLEMTTEADPNGGSIYRQRAVFFPSGLGGRLYWFSILPFHGVIFSGMANKITATAAARSRSRS from the coding sequence ATGCGCATTCTCGTGACCGGGTCGACCGGCTATATCGGCGGGCGTCTCACGCCCCGTCTCCTCGAAGCCGGCCACGAGGTGCGCGTTCTCGTGCGTGACCCCAGCAAGCTGCGCGACGTTCCGTGGGCCTCCCGCGTCGACATCGCGGCGGGGGACCTGACGGATGCCACGACCCTCGCAGCGGCGTTCGAGGGTGTCGACGTCGTCTACTACCTCGTGCACGCGATGGGTGCACGCGGGGACTTCGAGGCGACCGAGGTCGCGTCTGCGGAGAACGCGAGCACGGCGGCGAAGGCCGCTGGAGTCTCACGCATCGTGTACCTCGGCGGGCTGCATCCCGACGTTCCACTCTCGACGCTGAGCAAGCACCTGCGCAGCCGTGCTGAGGTCGGGCAGATCCTGCTCGACTCCGGGGTGCCGACGGCGGCGTTCCAGGCTGGGACGGTCATCGGCTCCGGGTCCGCGTCGTTCGAGATGATCCGGCACCTCACCGACGTGCTGCCGTACATGCCGGCGCCGAAGTGGGTGCGCAACTTCATCCAGCCCATCGCCGTTCGCGACGTGCTCTACTACCTCATCGAGGCGGCGAAGCTGCCGGCGAGTGTCAACCGGACGCTCGACATCGGCGGCCCCGACGTGCTGCGGTACGGGCAGATGATGAACGGCTACGCGGTGGAAGCGGGCCTGCACCAGCGGCCCATCGCATCCCTCCCCGTGCTCACACCGTGGCTCGCCTCGCAGTGGGTCAACCTCGTGACCCCGATCCCGCGTCAGCTGGCCGTGCCGATCATCGCGAGCCTCCAGTACGACTGCGTGGCCAGCGAGCACGACATCGCGGAGTTCATCCCCGACCCCGAGGGTGGGCTCACGAGCTATCGGAAGGCCGTGCGCCTCGCGCTCGCAAAGGTGCGGGACGGCGAGGTGGAGACCAGTTGGCAGAACGCGACGATCGCCGGCGCACCCAGCAACCTGCTGCCGAGTGACCCGGACTGGTCGGGCCACACGGTCTACACAGATCTGCGCGAGCAGCACTCCGAGGCATCCGTTGATGATCTCTGGGATGTCGTGGAGGGCATTGGGGGCGAGAACGGCTGGTACTCGTTCCCCCTGGCCTGGGCGGTTCGCGGCTGGGCCGACAAGCTCGTGGGCGGCGTGGGTCTGCGGCGTGGCCGACGGGATGCCCGGCGCCTGAGCCCCGGCGATGCCCTCGACTTTTGGCGCGTCGAGACGATCGACCGGGGTCACACGCTGAGGCTCCGTGCCGAGATGAAGGTGCCGGGACAGGCCTGGCTCGAGATGACCACCGAGGCCGATCCGAACGGCGGTTCGATCTACCGCCAGCGCGCCGTGTTCTTCCCGTCCGGCCTGGGCGGCCGGCTCTACTGGTTCTCGATCCTCCCGTTCCATGGGGTGATCTTCAGCGGCATGGCGAACAAGATCACCGCAACGGCGGCCGCCCGATCCCGGTCGAGGAGCTAG
- a CDS encoding Fic family protein produces the protein MSENQSEPVTAWAAQKTALVPWVSRGRRGSRADRMLTEVAVSLPPKIAELEFTPSSTRELDRAVREATALEDDAADLMAPLGRFLIRIESVASSKIESVEASPDDYARAIAGVRSNSAAVSMVAAAKAVTRLVDASATAIELPAILDAHRLLMEDDPAERDYAGRVRDMQNWIGGSDYSPRGALYVPPPGETVADYMDDLLRFVNRDDIHPVAQAAIAHAQFESIHPFTDGNGRIGRALLNSVLRRTGVSKTVVIPIASALAADQNFYFGLLGRYREGDADAIVQDLALGAQVASREAAKTAATFRGLPREWYAVARPRRGSAVETLVDALLENPIITAADAERIAGVETANAYRAMRRLEDAGVVREVTGRKREQVWAAIAVLDELDDLNVRIAAAIRVERGN, from the coding sequence GTGTCTGAGAACCAGAGTGAGCCCGTCACGGCATGGGCCGCACAGAAGACGGCGCTGGTGCCGTGGGTGAGTCGCGGGCGCCGGGGCTCCCGCGCAGATCGGATGCTTACCGAGGTCGCGGTGTCGCTGCCGCCGAAGATCGCCGAGCTCGAGTTCACCCCAAGCTCGACCCGAGAGCTCGATCGTGCAGTCCGTGAAGCCACGGCTCTCGAAGACGACGCGGCTGACCTGATGGCGCCGCTTGGTCGATTCCTGATCAGGATCGAGTCGGTGGCGTCGTCGAAGATCGAGTCCGTCGAAGCTTCACCCGATGACTACGCGAGAGCGATCGCTGGTGTCAGATCGAACTCTGCCGCAGTGTCCATGGTCGCCGCGGCCAAGGCGGTCACACGGCTCGTCGACGCTTCCGCCACCGCTATCGAGCTGCCTGCGATTCTGGATGCCCACCGGTTGCTGATGGAGGACGATCCCGCCGAGCGCGACTACGCCGGCCGAGTCAGAGACATGCAGAACTGGATCGGCGGAAGTGACTACTCGCCACGGGGCGCGCTCTACGTGCCACCCCCTGGCGAGACCGTCGCCGACTATATGGATGACCTGCTCCGATTCGTGAACCGGGACGATATCCATCCGGTTGCGCAGGCCGCGATAGCACATGCGCAGTTCGAGTCGATCCACCCGTTCACGGACGGCAATGGTCGCATTGGCCGTGCGCTGCTGAACTCGGTGCTTCGTCGCACAGGGGTCTCCAAGACCGTCGTCATCCCTATCGCGTCAGCGCTAGCCGCCGACCAGAACTTCTACTTCGGATTGCTCGGTCGATACCGCGAAGGCGACGCGGATGCGATCGTGCAGGATCTCGCGCTCGGAGCGCAGGTGGCATCTCGGGAAGCCGCGAAGACTGCAGCCACCTTCCGAGGCCTGCCGAGGGAGTGGTATGCGGTCGCCCGTCCTCGTCGCGGAAGCGCAGTGGAGACGCTAGTCGATGCACTGCTCGAAAACCCGATAATCACCGCCGCCGACGCTGAACGGATCGCCGGCGTCGAGACTGCCAATGCCTATCGAGCGATGCGACGCCTCGAAGACGCGGGTGTCGTGCGCGAGGTGACGGGCCGGAAGCGCGAACAGGTATGGGCGGCAATCGCCGTCCTCGATGAGCTCGATGATCTCAACGTGCGCATTGCTGCCGCCATTCGTGTCGAGCGCGGGAATTGA
- a CDS encoding MFS transporter has product MTRRPLWTGRVTVLVGIILLAFNLRTAVSALSPIASRIRDDVPIDAVGLGIIGTLAPVAFAAAGLVAPAVARRLGLEVTIVIACLGMIAGPIVRALATAYAPLFIGSALALAGMGFVNILLPAAVKEYFPDRIGLVTGIYASLLAIGATTPPIVASPIADAAGWRVSIGLWGVVAAVAVTPWITLALRQRRISQQARLDEELPEAPPELVGRIGHSVTAWAIAVTIGVTVFGAYAMFAWLPQLVVDIAGVDAATAGSLLGVFALMGLPGSLLAPVIAAHVRNVGPIIWAGLGCFLVGYLGLLFVPTYGTVVWVALVGLGPLSFPLSLALIGLRTRTPAAAAGLSGFSQAVGYSIGALGPLVIGILHDATGSWTVPLIVLMVAALPAGFAAIVLARPRFVEDELDTRAAKRARRAREERAAAQER; this is encoded by the coding sequence GTGACCCGACGCCCTCTCTGGACGGGTCGGGTGACGGTCCTGGTGGGCATCATCCTGCTCGCCTTCAACCTTCGGACCGCGGTCTCGGCGCTGTCGCCGATCGCCTCCCGCATCCGCGACGATGTGCCCATCGATGCGGTCGGGCTCGGGATCATCGGCACGCTCGCCCCGGTTGCCTTCGCCGCGGCAGGACTTGTCGCGCCCGCCGTCGCGCGTCGCCTGGGCCTCGAGGTGACGATCGTGATCGCGTGCCTCGGGATGATCGCGGGGCCGATCGTCCGCGCGCTCGCGACCGCCTACGCTCCGCTCTTCATCGGCAGTGCGCTGGCGCTCGCCGGCATGGGCTTCGTCAATATCCTGCTCCCCGCTGCAGTCAAGGAGTACTTCCCGGATCGAATCGGACTCGTCACGGGCATCTACGCGAGCCTCCTGGCCATCGGGGCAACGACCCCGCCGATCGTGGCGTCGCCGATCGCGGATGCCGCGGGCTGGCGGGTGTCGATCGGGCTCTGGGGTGTCGTCGCTGCGGTCGCCGTCACCCCCTGGATCACGCTCGCTCTCCGACAGCGCAGGATCTCACAGCAGGCACGCCTCGACGAGGAGCTGCCCGAGGCTCCGCCCGAGCTGGTCGGACGCATCGGACACTCCGTGACGGCCTGGGCGATCGCGGTGACGATCGGAGTGACAGTCTTCGGTGCGTACGCGATGTTCGCCTGGCTGCCGCAGTTGGTTGTGGATATCGCGGGGGTGGATGCGGCCACGGCCGGGTCGCTCCTCGGTGTCTTCGCTCTCATGGGTCTGCCGGGCTCGCTCCTGGCCCCCGTGATCGCCGCGCACGTCCGGAACGTCGGACCGATCATCTGGGCGGGGCTCGGCTGCTTCCTCGTGGGCTACCTCGGACTGCTGTTCGTGCCCACCTACGGGACCGTCGTATGGGTCGCCCTTGTCGGACTGGGCCCGCTGAGCTTCCCGCTCTCGCTGGCCCTCATCGGGCTGCGCACGAGAACACCCGCGGCCGCCGCGGGCCTCAGCGGGTTCTCGCAGGCCGTCGGCTACAGCATCGGCGCGCTGGGTCCGCTCGTGATCGGCATTCTCCACGACGCGACCGGCTCCTGGACGGTGCCCCTGATCGTGCTCATGGTCGCGGCTCTCCCCGCCGGCTTCGCCGCGATCGTGCTTGCGCGGCCCCGCTTCGTGGAGGACGAACTCGACACGCGCGCGGCCAAGCGGGCACGCAGGGCACGCGAGGAACGCGCCGCCGCTCAGGAGCGGTAG
- the deoC gene encoding deoxyribose-phosphate aldolase has protein sequence MNASKQVGAALAPAERAIELIGSDLTEKSLRQYLEGLPGVDAVGLEQRAAGLGTRSIKAASKAWALDTIIRLIDLTTLEGADTPGKVRSLVAKALVPDALDATTPRVAAVCVYGDMVPTAVAALGEAHGDPDDGGVSVAAVATAFPSGRASLAVKLADTADAVAAGADEIDMVIDRGAFLAGNYGLVFDQVVAVKEACRREDGSYASLKVILETGELNTYDNVRRASWLSILAGGDFIKTSTGKVSPAATLPVTLLMLEVVRDWHRLTGERIGVKPAGGIRASKDAIKYLVTVAETVGEEWLQPHLFRFGASSLLNDVLLQRQKLRSGRYSGPDYVTMD, from the coding sequence GTGAACGCATCAAAGCAGGTCGGAGCCGCCCTGGCCCCCGCAGAGCGTGCGATAGAGCTCATCGGATCGGACCTCACAGAGAAGTCCCTCCGCCAGTACCTCGAGGGTCTTCCCGGAGTCGACGCCGTCGGCCTCGAGCAGCGGGCCGCCGGTCTCGGCACACGGTCGATCAAGGCCGCATCCAAGGCCTGGGCCCTCGACACGATCATCCGTCTCATCGATCTCACGACCCTCGAGGGTGCTGACACCCCCGGCAAGGTTCGTTCGCTCGTCGCCAAGGCGCTCGTGCCCGACGCGCTCGATGCCACGACCCCCCGGGTCGCCGCGGTGTGCGTGTACGGCGACATGGTGCCGACCGCCGTGGCCGCGCTGGGCGAGGCCCACGGTGATCCCGACGACGGCGGTGTCTCGGTCGCGGCCGTGGCCACCGCGTTCCCGAGTGGTCGTGCCTCGCTCGCGGTGAAGCTCGCGGACACCGCGGACGCAGTCGCTGCAGGCGCCGACGAGATCGACATGGTGATCGACCGCGGCGCGTTCCTCGCGGGCAACTACGGGCTCGTCTTCGACCAGGTCGTGGCGGTCAAGGAGGCCTGCCGTCGTGAGGACGGTAGCTACGCGAGTCTCAAGGTGATCCTCGAGACCGGTGAACTGAACACCTACGACAACGTGCGCCGGGCATCCTGGCTGTCGATCCTCGCCGGTGGCGACTTCATCAAGACCTCGACGGGCAAGGTGTCGCCCGCCGCGACTCTGCCCGTCACCCTTCTCATGCTCGAGGTCGTGCGCGACTGGCACCGGCTGACGGGCGAGCGCATCGGTGTGAAGCCCGCGGGTGGCATCCGCGCGTCGAAGGACGCGATCAAGTACCTCGTGACCGTCGCCGAGACCGTGGGCGAGGAGTGGCTCCAGCCGCACCTGTTCCGCTTCGGTGCGTCGAGCCTCCTCAACGATGTTCTTCTGCAGCGCCAGAAGCTCCGCTCCGGCCGGTACTCCGGCCCCGACTACGTGACGATGGACTGA
- a CDS encoding ROK family protein, giving the protein MTSWVVAADLGGTKVEAALVDSDGRVLAGSRFRAPTGRESTSEQLEANVRSVLVNAAAALPQGDVLTGVGIGSAGPISVDTGRVSPLNLPAWRDFPLRDLAVSLHPDIPVVLRVDGECITLAEHWLGAAQGARNLMGMVVSTGIGGGLILGDRSVAGPTGNAGHIGHVEVGGFDTPCLCGGTGCVEAVASGPATTAWARSQGWNGSTGEELAASYAAGDPIARAAVVRSGTAIGQAIASATALLDLDVVAIGGGFSRVSPDLFDIIRSAIAQRSPFPFVAKVTVLPSGLSDEGPLIGAAALVHRPDYRS; this is encoded by the coding sequence ATGACCAGTTGGGTAGTGGCAGCGGACCTCGGCGGAACGAAGGTCGAGGCGGCGCTCGTCGACTCGGACGGGCGGGTTCTCGCCGGCTCGCGATTCCGAGCGCCCACCGGTCGCGAATCGACGAGCGAACAGCTCGAGGCGAACGTGCGCTCAGTGCTGGTCAATGCGGCGGCCGCACTCCCCCAGGGCGATGTTCTCACGGGGGTGGGCATCGGGTCGGCTGGCCCCATTTCCGTGGACACCGGGCGGGTCTCGCCGCTCAATCTGCCGGCCTGGCGCGACTTTCCGTTGCGGGATCTCGCGGTGTCGCTGCATCCCGACATCCCCGTCGTGCTGCGTGTCGACGGCGAATGCATCACGCTCGCCGAGCACTGGCTCGGAGCTGCCCAGGGTGCGAGGAACCTCATGGGCATGGTCGTCTCGACCGGCATCGGTGGCGGCCTCATCCTCGGCGACCGCTCGGTCGCCGGTCCCACGGGCAACGCAGGGCACATCGGCCACGTCGAGGTCGGCGGGTTCGACACTCCGTGCCTCTGCGGTGGTACGGGATGCGTCGAGGCCGTCGCATCCGGGCCTGCGACAACCGCGTGGGCTCGAAGCCAGGGCTGGAACGGATCGACCGGCGAGGAGCTCGCCGCGAGCTACGCCGCCGGCGACCCGATCGCGCGGGCAGCGGTGGTCCGGTCGGGCACTGCGATCGGACAGGCGATCGCCTCGGCGACCGCGCTCCTCGATCTCGATGTGGTCGCGATCGGCGGCGGGTTCTCTCGAGTGAGCCCCGACCTGTTCGACATCATCCGATCGGCCATCGCCCAGAGGAGTCCGTTCCCCTTCGTGGCCAAGGTCACCGTGCTGCCCTCCGGACTTTCCGACGAGGGTCCGCTCATCGGTGCCGCGGCGCTCGTGCACCGCCCCGACTACCGCTCCTGA
- a CDS encoding aldehyde dehydrogenase: MVGRLAVPKTYKLYIGGKFPRSESGRTYEVVSAKGTFLANAALASRKDARDAVVAARSAFAGWSSATGYNRGQVLYRIAELLEGRRDQFVEEIVASEGLAKPAATKQVDAAIDAWVWYAGWADKYVQVAGNGNPVSGPYFNLSTPEPTGVVAIIAPQSGGSLLGLASVVAPAILTGNTVVVVASESAPLTAISLAEVLATSDVPGGVVNVLTGSPAEIAPWLAAHADVNGLDLAGAGALEWVDLQIAAADTLKRVLAPEPGVPSPSLERIVAFTETKTVWHTKSLL; the protein is encoded by the coding sequence ATGGTAGGTCGCCTGGCAGTGCCCAAGACGTACAAGCTCTACATCGGCGGCAAGTTCCCGCGTAGCGAGAGCGGACGCACCTACGAGGTCGTCTCCGCAAAGGGCACGTTCCTCGCGAACGCCGCCCTCGCCAGCCGTAAGGATGCCCGGGATGCAGTCGTGGCAGCACGCTCCGCTTTCGCGGGCTGGTCCTCGGCCACCGGCTACAACCGCGGCCAGGTGCTGTACAGGATCGCCGAGCTGCTCGAGGGTCGCCGCGACCAGTTCGTGGAGGAGATCGTGGCATCCGAGGGTCTCGCGAAGCCAGCCGCCACCAAGCAGGTGGACGCGGCGATCGACGCGTGGGTCTGGTACGCGGGCTGGGCCGACAAATACGTGCAGGTGGCAGGCAACGGTAACCCCGTGAGCGGCCCGTACTTCAACCTGTCGACTCCCGAGCCCACGGGTGTCGTGGCGATCATCGCCCCGCAGTCCGGTGGCTCGCTCCTGGGTCTTGCGAGCGTTGTGGCGCCCGCCATCCTCACCGGCAACACCGTCGTCGTGGTGGCCAGCGAGTCTGCACCGCTCACGGCGATCTCGCTCGCCGAGGTGCTGGCCACGAGTGACGTTCCCGGGGGAGTGGTCAACGTGCTGACGGGGTCACCTGCGGAAATCGCACCGTGGCTCGCCGCGCACGCCGACGTCAACGGGCTGGACCTCGCGGGCGCTGGCGCCCTCGAGTGGGTCGACCTGCAGATCGCGGCAGCCGACACCCTCAAGCGCGTGCTCGCCCCCGAGCCGGGAGTGCCCTCGCCGTCCCTCGAGCGCATCGTCGCCTTCACGGAGACGAAGACCGTCTGGCACACCAAGAGTCTTCTTTAA